DNA sequence from the Fusobacterium sp. SYSU M8D902 genome:
TTATACTTCCCTAGCTTTCCTGCTGGTATAACCTCTCCTTTAGCAGCAGCTAGCATTCTTATCCCACTTATTAAAAATTCTCTTGCAATCACTACAATTGACATCCATGAAGGGATATATCCCAAATCAACAAATATGACTAATGCTGATATAACAAGAACCTTATCAGCCAATGGATCCATAATTTTACCAAAATCTGTTACCAAATTATGTTTTCTTGCTAGGTATCCATCAAAAAAATCTGTAAGGGATGCTATCACAAATATAACAAAAGCTATTGCCCTATAACTAAATCCTCCCTCATTTGAAAACTGAAGAAAGTATATAAAAGGTACAGCGAGTACAAGTCTTAAAAATGTTAATTTATTTGGTAAATTCATTTTTATGCTCTCCTTTATATTTTTTATTCTCTATTTTTCATTTTTTACTATTGGTCCAACAAAATCATACTCAAAATTCTGTTCAAACTTAACTTTAACAATTTCCCCAGGTTTTGCTGTACCATCAGTTGTTAGAACTTTTCCATCTATCTCCAATGCCTGTCCTCTTGTTCTTCCTTCTAATAGGTACTCACTTTCACTAGAAACACCATCTATCATAACTTCTATCTCTTGTCCTAGTAATTTTCTATTTTTTCTCTCTGCTATCTCGCTTTGTAAATTTACAAGCTCTGCATATCTTCTCTCTTTTATCTCTTCTGGAACCTGATCAGGTAATCCATAAGCTACTGTATCCTCTTCTCTTGAATATTTGAATACACCTGCATAATCAAACTCGAACTCTCTTACATACTCCATTAACTCTTGGAAGTTCTCCTCTGTTTCTCCAGGGAAACCAACGATAAGAGTTGTTCTAATTGTAGCATCTGGAATAGCTGTTCTTATTCTATTTAAAACACTTTTTACCTGTTCTCCACTCTTTGCTCTAGCCATATTTCTCAATATATTGTCTGAAACATGTTGTATTGGTACATCAAAGTATTTACAGATCTTCTCTTCAGTTTTCATCACTTCGATTAACTCATCTGTTACATACTCTGGGTGCATATAATAAGTTCTTAACCATTTTAATCCATCTATCTTACATAACTCTTTCATCAGAGCTGCCAGCTTCTTGTCTCCATATAGATCAATTCCATACTCAGTAGTTTCCTGTGCCAAAAGATTTATCTCTTTTACTCCACTAGCCACTAATTGCTTAGCTTCTTGTACTATATCCTCTATACTTCTACTTCTTAATCTTCCTCTCATCTGTGGTATTATACAGTAAGTACAAGCTCTATTACACCCTTCTGATATCTTTAAGTAAGCTGTATGTGCTGCAGTTGTTATAACTCTCTCTGTGTTAGCATTAGCTAGGAAAGTTAGGTTTGTTGTTTCAACCACTTTTTTATCAGCTAAAATCTCATCTACAACTCTCTCTATCTTATCTATATCACCAGTTCCTATTACTGCATCAACTTCAGGAAGCTCTTTTAATATCTCCTCTGAATATTTTTGTGCTAAACAACCAGCTACTATCAATTTTTTTAAGTTTCCAGTCTCTCTAAGTTCACTTACTTCTAGAATAGTCTCTATTGACTCCTCTTTTGCATCTCCTATAAAACCACAAGTATTAACAATTACTATGTCAGCTTCTGCTACCTCACTTGTTAGCTCCATGCCCTTTCTTTTAGATAAAATTCCTAAATAGTGTTCACTATCTACCAAATTTTTACTACAACCTAAGCTAATCAAAGCTAATTTCATTCTTTATTTTTCTCCTTACATCTCTAAATATTATAATTACTCATACAGTTTAAAGAGATTTGAGTGTCATCTTTCAATGACACTCATATTCTCAATATTACACTCTCTTTTTACTTAAACTTATTTTTCCATTGTCAGTAGAGATAACTTTTACGTCAAATACATCTCCTACTTTTAATACATCCTCTACATTTGCTACTCTCTCTTGAGAGATTTCAGAAACATGTAAAAGTCCCTCTTTACCTGGTAATATTTCCATAAATGCTCCAAATTTTTGGATACTTACAACTCTACCTGAATAGATCTCTCCAACTTCTACATCTTTAACATAAGAATTTACCAATCTTACTGTTTCAACTAAAGCTGCCTCATCTTTACAGAATATAGAAACTTTTCCATCATCATTGATATCAACAGTTGCTCCAGTTTGATCAATTATTCCTTTTATATTTTTTCCTCCTGGTCCAATTAATGCTGCTATCTTATCAGTTGGGATAACCATTTGATGTATTCTTGGTACATTTGATTTGATAGGTGCTGGAGCAGGAATTGTGTTGTTCATTAGCTCAAGAATTTGATTTCTAGCTTCTAAAGCTTGTTTTAAAGCTATTCTCATTATCTCTTCTGTAATTCCTGTTATTTTTATATCCATTTGAAGAGCTGTTATACCATTTTTAGTACCTGCAACTTTAAAGTCCATATCTCCTAAGTGGTCCTCTAGTCCCATTATATCAGTTAATACAGTGAACTCTTCTCCCTCTTTTATAAGTCCCATTGCGATTCCAGCTACATGCTCTTTTATAGGTACACCTGCAGCCATCAATGATAGTGATCCACCACAGATTGAAGCTTGTGAAGATGATCCATTTGATTCAGTGATCTCAGATACAACTCTTATTGTATATGGGAACTCCTCCTCTGAAGGTATAACATATCTTAACGCTCTCTCTGCTAAAGATCCGTGTCCTAACTCTCTTC
Encoded proteins:
- the pgsA gene encoding CDP-diacylglycerol--glycerol-3-phosphate 3-phosphatidyltransferase, coding for MNLPNKLTFLRLVLAVPFIYFLQFSNEGGFSYRAIAFVIFVIASLTDFFDGYLARKHNLVTDFGKIMDPLADKVLVISALVIFVDLGYIPSWMSIVVIAREFLISGIRMLAAAKGEVIPAGKLGKYKTTSQMIVILIMIIFGDNKWNIYMMMIPVILTLWSGWEYTSKAKHYFLNSK
- the rimO gene encoding 30S ribosomal protein S12 methylthiotransferase RimO; translated protein: MKLALISLGCSKNLVDSEHYLGILSKRKGMELTSEVAEADIVIVNTCGFIGDAKEESIETILEVSELRETGNLKKLIVAGCLAQKYSEEILKELPEVDAVIGTGDIDKIERVVDEILADKKVVETTNLTFLANANTERVITTAAHTAYLKISEGCNRACTYCIIPQMRGRLRSRSIEDIVQEAKQLVASGVKEINLLAQETTEYGIDLYGDKKLAALMKELCKIDGLKWLRTYYMHPEYVTDELIEVMKTEEKICKYFDVPIQHVSDNILRNMARAKSGEQVKSVLNRIRTAIPDATIRTTLIVGFPGETEENFQELMEYVREFEFDYAGVFKYSREEDTVAYGLPDQVPEEIKERRYAELVNLQSEIAERKNRKLLGQEIEVMIDGVSSESEYLLEGRTRGQALEIDGKVLTTDGTAKPGEIVKVKFEQNFEYDFVGPIVKNEK